DNA from Limosilactobacillus panis:
CATTGTCCTCATTGTGGCCGGCTAATGTACAAGAATGGCATTAAAATCGTTAACTATCATGGGGCAGACCTTCATTACAAGCCGACTGTTTGGTCGATTAAAAAGCAGAAGTATATTTGCCCAGCTTCTCCTCAATGTCCACAAACAGTGACGAAATTAGCTCCGGTCGAGGATGTCCAATATCGTCACCATATCGCCACGAGTATTAAGCAACGCATTATGATGCAACTGGTTAAGAATGAATCCCAAACTGATATCGCCGATGATTTTTCTGTTTCGGGCTGGACCGTCAGGCGCGTAATTAATCACCTTGATCATGTCTTTAAGCCTAACTACCATTGGCTTCCCCGTCATATTGCCTTCGATGACTTTCATTCTGGTCGCTTTGCGCCCAGCGGAATGAGCATGATTCTCGTAAACATTGAGAACCATCGAACGCTCGATATCATTCTTTCACGCCGGAGTAGCTTTCTTCGCAATTACTTCCTGCGTTATAGTCACCGCGCTCGTTTAGCGGTTCAAACTGTTACGGTCGATCTCTATACTCCTTACCGCCGCTTGATTCAAGAGCTATTTCCGCATGCTTTAATTATCGCGGACCACTTCCATGTCGTAGCTCAAGCTTATCGTGCCCTGAACCAAACTAGGATTAAAGTAATGAACCGTGCCGGAAAAAGTTCCCGGCAATGGCGAGCTCTCAAACATTTTTGGAAACTGCTCTTAACCCCTAGTGCACTCCTCAAGTATGATAACTTTTGGCGCCGCCGCAATTTTGGTTACGCCCAGCTAACTGATATTGAGGTTATTCATCGTTTATTAGCTTTCGACGACGAGCTTAAGCAGGCCTATCAATATTACCAAGACCTGATTCTAGCAGTTAATCATCGGAGTAAGTCAGCTCTCAACCAACTATTAGCTATCAAATGGACCGCGCTTCCCCAAGCGTTTCAGAAGGTCCAACGCACTCTGCGAACCCATCGTCAAGAAATCATCGCCAGCTTCAAATATGATCATTACACGAATGGTCCCGTTGAGGGTACAAACAATAAGATTAAAGTTATCAAACGGACTGCCTATGGCTTTCGTAACTTCTTCCACTTCCGCGTTCGTATCCTGATTTCCCTGCCGAATTCTTATATCGCCATTAATTGGCATAATAAAACAGCTCATGTCCAGGGTCAGGCAAGAGCTGCATAGAAATTATTCAATTTATCTTATCAGTACTTCTTGACGAAGAGCCCGACTTTATGAGGACGCTTCTCAATTGAGCGGCTGTGACTGAACGTACCACGCTTTTCTTTAGCACGATGACGACGCATTCCATGATCAGGCAAATCGGGTAGCTGTACATCAAGCCATCCTTGATCAATCCAGTTATAGACCGTCTTGTAGGCAATCCCCACCACATGGGCAACTTGTTCAGGGGACCACTTCTGGACTTAAATCTTTTCCTCGATCAAGTGCTTAAGGCTTTTAGTAAGCGAAGACTTTCGCCCCCGTTGACTAACCTTGCGTTCAAAGTCAGTTTGCGCTAGTTCAGCTTGATACCCACTATTTAGCCGGTGAAGTTCGTTAAAGATGGTGGTCTTACTAAAGCCTAAGTAGTTAGCGATGTATCGCAAGGAACGTCCTTCATTATGAAGCGTTTCAATGACAACACGGTTCTGGAATGATAAAATAGTGGTGCTCATCAAGGTCCTTCTTTCTAATGGATTTTGTGGTAACACCATTAAAGACCTTGATGGTTTTTTCTGTCCACTTAAATGTTCAACTTAAATTTTACAATCTGCCGAAAGTAAAAAAGCGTTAAAAAAACAAAAGACACAAGAACAAATTCATAATGTTTTAGAAACTACTTCCAGTGTGTCTGCTAATATTGGTAACGAGTTACATTTCAAAAAAGTAAAAAAGACTGACGATAAAGCATAATAAAGAGGTTTGTTTATGAAATATAAAACAATTAAATATAGTGGTTATGTCCGTATAATTGGTGTAAATTCTAAATAGGAGGAATTATCATGGCAAAAGAATTACCTAGTTACGCAAGCAAATTGATCAGCGTGCGTCCCCTGACGGACGACTACCTCGAAATCCTACTCGAAATCCCGGCTGGTTTCACCTGGGAGGCCGGCCAGTACATGCGCTTAGGCCTACCCACCAAGGAAGTGACCGACCAAAAGAAGGTCCGCGCCCTGTCCTTTGCGAGCCTACCGGCGGACGGTCACATCCTCTTAGGTACCCGGACCCGCCAGCACGGCGAACCTTCTTCGTTTAAGGCCAACGTGCAAACCCTGGTGCCGGGCGAAGAAATCCAAATCCTCGGCCCACTGGGCAAGTTTACCTTAAAGGACGAAGACAAGCCCCTCGTCCTCTTTGCCAGCGGGGTGGGGATCACCCCTATCCGCGCCCTGGTCAAGGAACTCCACGACACTAAGTCAGACCGCCCGGTAGAAGTGGTCTACGTCGCGGATGGCTTTCACCTCTACCAAGAGGACTTTGAAAAGTGGGCCGCCGACATGCCAAATCTGACCCTGACCCTCTTAGACCACGGTAAGGACGCCGTTGCCCACCTGACGGAACTGGCAGAACAAAAGGATAACGAGGTTCGTTACTACCTGTCCGGTTCACCAGCGATCGTCGAATCTAACCATGACCTCCTCGTTAACGCTGGGGTCGATGAAGACCTC
Protein-coding regions in this window:
- a CDS encoding FAD-dependent oxidoreductase, translating into MAKELPSYASKLISVRPLTDDYLEILLEIPAGFTWEAGQYMRLGLPTKEVTDQKKVRALSFASLPADGHILLGTRTRQHGEPSSFKANVQTLVPGEEIQILGPLGKFTLKDEDKPLVLFASGVGITPIRALVKELHDTKSDRPVEVVYVADGFHLYQEDFEKWAADMPNLTLTLLDHGKDAVAHLTELAEQKDNEVRYYLSGSPAIVESNHDLLVNAGVDEDLVEVDKLYGY